In the genome of Pseudanabaena mucicola str. Chao 1806, the window TAAATACCTGTACCGAGTCCTTCGTTAGTCGAGCAATTTCGCCGTTATCTAAAGGAATGACGGTACGGGTATAGGCAACTAATGCAGGGGTATCAGAGGCACAGAAATTTTCATCTTTACCAAGACCAATCACCAGTGGTGCTTGCTGACGCACGACGATCAATTCATCGGGATAATCGGCATGAACCACCGCGATCGCATAGGCTCCTTGCAATCTATCAACTGTCAAACGGACTGCTTCAAAGAGAATTGAAGGTGATTTTTCAGGAATAATATTGCCTTGCTTTTCTAACTGGGTCAGAAACTCGGCAATCATGTGAGGGATGACTTCTGTATCAGTCTCACTTACAAAAATATGACCGAGTGCCTTTAAATCAGTCCGCAGAATGTGATAGTTTTCGACGATGCCATTTTGGACTACCGCTAAGTTACCCATCGTATTGGTATGCGGATGGGCATTATGTTCTTCGGGCTTACCATGAGTTGCCCAACGAGTGTGACCAATGCCAATAGGAGCGATGGGAGCCGCATCTGCATTGAGCTTTTCTTCGAGTTGGATCAGCTTGCCCTTAGCTCTAACCCGATGCAAGCAGCGTTCAGATGGATCATCAAAGAAGGGAATTGTTGCCACGCCTGCGGAGTCATAGCCGCGATATTCTAGCTTGCGTAGCCCTGAGATTAAAACTTCATTCGCCGAACGATGTCCGATATAGCCAACAATTCCACACATAATGTCAAGTTGAAGTAGATACGATTACAATTTTGTACGCTTAGAGTACAAAATTTATGATCGTATTTAACCACGTGAGGTTCCTGCTAAGTATCTGAAGTACAATTAAATATAAAACTTCAACACATGTAAGTAGCTCAACTTAATTAAAACCCAAAACGAGAGTTTGTTCCGCCCGCGTAACGGGCGGAACAAACTTCTCGATTTTTAGTTTACTTATGTCTAGCTACTTAGCGCAAGCTAAGAGCGTGTTTGAGAAGATATTAAGGATAAAAAAGATCAAAAAAGCTTCCAAAGATATAGCCTGTCAATATACAAAAAACAAAGACAGCCTTATGGAAGCAACCAAGAAATCCTACACCACAGACTTAATCGATAACCAGTGGGAACTGATAAAAGACTTGATACCCGCAGCAGGAACAGGAGGTCGCAAAAGGACAGTGGATATTTGAGCCATTCTCAATGCTATTTTCTACATCAATGCCGCAGGCTGTGCATGGCGAATGTTTCCGCACGATTTGCCTGTATGGCAGACGGTCTATAGTTACTTTCGACTTTGGCGCATTACCAACACTTGGCTAGAGATCAACGCTAAATTGCAGTAATGGTATCGTGTCAGAGAAGGAAGAGAAGCTATGCCTTGTGCAGGAAGTATTGACAGTCAATCAACTAAAATTGCTAGTCGATTAGCTTGCCCAGAGGAAGTTGATACTGATGGCAACAAATTCGTCAATGGTCGCAAACGTCATCTGCTTGAGGATACTCTGGGATTGATGATGATGGTCGTAGTTACGGCAGCAAATGTCAGTGGCACTGGTCAGTTAATGAGGGTTAGTTGTTGAAACGCCCACTTCAAACCGATAAAAAAAGCCGTCGCTCATGTAGGGAAATAGGTGGAAGCGGGGAAAAGAAGACGACGCAGGAAATCAAAATCAATCCAACGTAGATTGTGTGACCACTCGAACATGGCTACATAGAGATACAAATACTTTTTGTGAATACCTCGAAAGGGACGCAGGAAATTGCGTAAGCCGACCCAAATCCCTTCCATAGTATTGCAATGTACCTCGTAAAAGCCATCGCCATCATCATCACGAGCATACTCACCTTGAGAGTGACAAACGGTCTGACGCTCACGACCAGAAGCAGGTATGCGATTGTAAGCATCAGATTCATCGGTAAAGACTGTGGTGGTCGGTAAAGTCGTTGACTCTACCTGCGGTTGAATCGTGATTTGTTGGGTATTATCACAGACCTTCAGGCGGATCTGAGCACTGCTCCGCCCAACAGTACCAACAATGGGTGGACGATCATTCGCCATTGTCCCCTTGCCTTTGCGTTGATTCCCTCGCTGTCGTGGTGGGTCGGTAATCGAGTCTTTTTTTGCGCCCTTTTCCCCTGCATTCTGAAACATCTCGTCCATCTCTGCTTCATCATCGGGTAGAGCCGTAGTAATCAAATGAGCAAATCCTCGGCGCTGGATACGATGCCGACAACTCAATAACGTTCCATAGTCAAGTCCTAATTCTTCTGCTATGTGTTGGGTCGTTTGCCCTTGTAAAAATCCACGCAATATCAACACGATCTGACTACAGTTGTAGTGGCTTCCTGACAAGTCCGTCCCTGTAAAAATGTGAAACACTCTGCCACATTCCCGACACTTATATTTGACAATAGGTGAGCGTTTACGATCATGCGGCGCTTGTCCTGCTGGTAATGCGTGTCCACTTGGACAATTCAGTCCCTGCGGATGGAGGATCTTCATTAGCCATTCATAGCAGGCTTGCTCATCTAGCAATTCAGTTAGGGGAAACTTGATCATGACATCTCAGATGATTAATCAATACGACTTCCTATTATTTTGCCATTTCACCTGCTTCCCCAGATGAGCGAAAAGCTCATCACTAGGACTTTGTTGACCATCAACGGGAGTGTTGTTCATAATCTTCACGCTCTTTTCTGGTTGTTTGACGGGCGCTAATAATTCGCATTAAAAAACAAGGGGCTTAAGCCCCTTGCCTCTTATTAACTAGCTGCCACCGATACGGGCAACATCGCGGGAGTTGGCTTCAAAGGCGGCATTGAGGGCATCATCACCACTCAGACCATTTTCGAGAGCTTCCTTAATCGACTGCAAGACTCGCTTGTAATCTTTCGGCATTACCTTTACGAATTTAGGAACACTCGCATTCCAATCAGCGAGAACCTTCGTACCTTTAGCGCTCTCCGTATAGTCAACGTGCTGCTGAATCAACTGCTTCAGATCCTTGATCTCTTCGGGATCTTCGAGTTTCTCTAAGCCGACCATCGAGGTATTGCAACGAGTTGCGAAATCGCCAGATTCATCGAGAATGTAGGCAACACCACCACTCATACCTGCGGCAAAGTTCCGTCCTGTTAAACCGAGAACGACTACTTTTCCTCCAGTCATATATTCGCAACCATGATCGCCAATGCCTTCGACTACGGCATTTACGCCAGAGTTACGCACACAGAATCGTTCGCCAGCGATGCCGCGAATGTAAGCTTCGCCACTAGTTGCACCATAGAAGGCAACGTTACCTGCAATGATGTTCTCTTCGGCGACAAAGGTAGAAGCTTTGTGGGGATAGAGAATGATCTTACCGCCGCTCAGACCTTTGCCGAGGTAGTCATTGGTGTCGCCTTCCAGTTCCATGGTCACACCAGAGGGAACGAATGCGCCAAAGCTTTGACCAGCCGTACCTTGGAAATGCAGATGTACGGTGTCATCGGGCAATCCTTCCCAATGACGTTTGGTGATTTCGTTGCCGAGGATAGTTCCAACGGCGCGATTGATGTTCTTGATGGGAACTATTGCCTCAACAGGTTCACCATCAACGATCGCTGCTTGACATAA includes:
- a CDS encoding transposase, coding for MEATKKSYTTDLIDNQWELIKDLIPAAGTGGRKRTVDI
- a CDS encoding IS1595 family transposase, whose translation is MIKFPLTELLDEQACYEWLMKILHPQGLNCPSGHALPAGQAPHDRKRSPIVKYKCRECGRVFHIFTGTDLSGSHYNCSQIVLILRGFLQGQTTQHIAEELGLDYGTLLSCRHRIQRRGFAHLITTALPDDEAEMDEMFQNAGEKGAKKDSITDPPRQRGNQRKGKGTMANDRPPIVGTVGRSSAQIRLKVCDNTQQITIQPQVESTTLPTTTVFTDESDAYNRIPASGRERQTVCHSQGEYARDDDGDGFYEVHCNTMEGIWVGLRNFLRPFRGIHKKYLYLYVAMFEWSHNLRWIDFDFLRRLLFPASTYFPT